The Terriglobales bacterium genome includes the window CCGGGAAGACTCGTTGTCGTCCCGAATTGAGTCCGAACCATACTTTCCGGCATCGAATTGTTTCCATGGCTACCCCACCTCTCTTACCGCCTGAACGCCGGGAGCAGCTCTTCCCCGCACTCACGCCTTCGCAGATCGCGCGCATAGCCGCAGCGGGAAAAAGACATCCAGTGAGCGCCGGCGAATTATTGATCAAGCAAGGTGAAGTGGCGGCAGGTCTTTTTGTAGTCGTGTCAGGAGAGATTGAGATCATCCAGCCAAGCCCGCACGGAGATGTGCTGATCACAACGCACACGGCGGGAAGCTTCACGGGAGAGCTCAACATGCTCTCGGGACGCCGTGCCCTCGTCTGCGGACGGATGAGCAAAGCCGGGGAGGTAATAGAACTCGATCGTCACGCATTGCAGCAACTGGTCCAAACCGATGTCGAACTCAGCGAGATCATCATGCGTGCGTTCATTCTGCGCCGTCTCGAATTGATTGCTCACGGCATCGGCGATGTGGTCTTAGTAGGCTCCTCGCACTCGCCGGGGACGCTGCGTATTAAGGAGTTTCTCACCCGCAACGGTCATCCTTATTCTTATATCGACCTCGACCGTGACGAGGGTGTGCAGGAGCTGCTGGACAAGTTTCAAGTCAAGATCGACGAGATTCCCGTATTAATCTGCCAAGGCAAGCTCGTCCTCCGTAATCCGAACAACCAGCAAGTCGCCGATTGCCTTGGGCTCAATTCGGACATCGACGAAAGTCATCTCCGCGACGTTGTAGTCATCGGAGCTGGGCCCTCAGGGCTGGCAGCCGCTGTTTATGCGGCCTCTGAAGGTCTCGACGTGCTTGTGATTGAAACCAATGCACCCGGAGGACAAGCAGGTTCGAGTTCCAAGATCGAAAATTATCTCGGGTTCCCTACGGGAATCTCGGGGCAAGATCTCGCCGGGCGCGCTTACACCCAAGCCCAGAAGTTTGGCGCCGAGATGATCATTGCGCGCAGCGCCGTGAAGCTGGCTTGTACTAAGCGTCCATATGCGATTGAGATCGAGGGAGGCGCACAGATCCCGGCCCGCGCAATCGTGATTGCGACCGGCGCTCAATACCGCAGGCTTCCGCTTGAGAATCTCTCACAGTTCGAAGGTATCGGCGTGTACTACGGGGCTACCTACATCGAGGCGCAGCTTTGCGAGCACGAGGAGGCAATCGTAGTAGGCGGGGGGAATTCAGCTGGTCAGGCAGCGGTCTTCCTTGCAAACACTGCGAAACATGTGCACGTTCTAATTCGCTCAGAAGGGCTGGCCGACACCATGTCTCGTTATCTGATTCGGCGAATCGAGGAGAGCCCAAAAATCACCCTGCATCCATTTACCGAGATTGACGGTCTTGAAGGCAACGGAAAGCTTGAATGCGTTCGCTGGCGAAATAATCGGACCAAAGCGGTGGAGATCCATCGCATTCATCATGTTTTTCTCATGACCGGAGCCAGTCCCAATACGGAATGGCTCGAAGGATGCATAGCTCTGGACGACAAAGGCTTCATCAAAACCGGGCCGGAGCTTCTTCCCGAAGATTTGCGCTCGGCGCAATGGCCGCTCTCGCGGTCTCCTTACCTGCTCGAGACAACTCTTCCAGGCGTCTTTGCGGTGGGTGATGCCCGGGCAAACAACGTAAAGCGTGTCGCTTCAGCCGTAGGAGAAGGCTCGATCTCCATACACCTTGTCCATCGTGTCCTTGCGGAGTGAGTCATGCAGGTAATTGTTCCTTTTGAAACTGTCATCCCTCGCGCCGCACGACAGCTCTTTCGTATCGAGAGAATGATTTTGCGGCGCGGGGGAGCTGCGGTTGCGTCTGTGATGACAAAAGCAGATCCCCCAAGCCGCATAAGCTTCACCTCTCAAATGACAGCTACGCCGCGGCTTGAGGGATGACAGTATCTATGGTTTCGGCCGCAATCGTGAATCATTCAGGCCCAACCGCAGAGTACACGGTCACTGGGAAAGGCCCTCGCTCTTCCGGTGTGAGAACACCCAAAACTTATAACCGATAAAGTTGAATCCGAGCGAGAAAGCTGTTCCCACCAACGCCGCGAACGACGGCCACGCCTTCGTGTGGATTCCCCATCTGGGATGCATGTAGGTAGCAACGTACGACGACGTCCCCACATTCACCACCGCGCCCAGCAAGCTTATAAACAGAAACTGAGCCCCTTCCACGACATAGTGCTTGTCAGTGGAGCGCCGGAAGGTCCAGGAGCGGTTCATCACGTAGCTGTTCAAGACCGCGGATGCGAATGCGAACGTCTTGAAAACCGCGAACATTGCTCCTGCCTGTCCAGTGTGGGTAAGGAAAATGAGAACATTCAGGACCGAGAGATCGACGACAGTATTGATGACGCCAACCACTCCAAAACGAAAAATCTGCACAACATGAGATGTCCGCCGTGGCCGAAGATGTGGAGGAGGATGGGGTACGGCGATCGCGCTGTTGGGGGGTAGATTCACCGAGATTTCACCCATTGGTCGAATTGCATAAAATGACTGTCCATTCTAGCCAATAGAATCATTCTCCCTTTGGCCGCGGGGTTACTCCCGTTTGGTCCGGTTGAAATTCTGGCACAGGCTGTGTGATCACGTCGTTGCCCCGGACAGCATAAGGCGCGTGCGGCATCTGCGTTACATTTCCGCTCGCGGCGTCGGCAATGCTGATGCCGAGTGTCTCAAGCAAGCGGCCTGTCACCACGTCGAGGTTCAGCTTCGACTGCTCGTAGTCAGACATCGCGTTCACCAGATTCGAATCGGCAGTCGAGACATTACTTAGCTGCGTGAGCACGTTGTATGTCGTACTCAGCCCCTGCACAAGCTTCTTCTGCTCAGCATCGAGGCTCTGTTGAGCGTAATCTCGCGCCTTGAGTGCGGCATCGACCGCTGCGCGATTCTGCTGCACCGAGAACTGCGCATTCCGCACTCCAATAGCTATTGAGTTTTGTAGTTGCTGGAGACGAACCTCCGCTTGGCGATATTCCAGCTCCGAACGAATCTGATCTGCCTGTGCCGCGCGATTGCGAATAGGGATATCCACGGCAAAGCCGACAAAGTACGTTGGATGGTTAACAGTCGTCGAGAGTGCATCGGAATAACCACCGTTCGCCGTACCGACCGGCGACGTGGTTGTAGTGAAGTTGGGATTCAGCGCCCCGGCCAATCCATTGCCTCCGTAATTCGCGACGAGGTCAACGGTCGGCAACAGTGCATTGCGGGCCGATCGCTTGCTGATATTGCGGTTGGTCAGGTCGATACGGGCCTGCGTCAATTCGGGTCGCCGGGTAAGCGCATCGTTAATCAGATCCTGAATCGGCAGCACGGGCTCTGAAGCCGGCAGCTGAATCCTGTCAGTTGGAATCACTCCGGCGTTGGCGATCACGGGATCGTTCTCATTGCGAGTGATCGCATTCTTCATGAGCAACTGTTGAAGCTGCAGGTTGGTTTGCGACGTGATCAGCGCCTGCTGGTTCGATGCAACTTGCGCCTGCGCGTTTACGATCTCGATTTGCGCAATGGTGCCGGCCTGCACTTGCTTTCGGTTGTTAGCCTCCAGCTGCTCGGCTGACGCAACCGCGCGCTCCTTTGCCTTCTCGTCTTCATACGCTGTCACAAGATTCCAGTAGAGAGTTTCTATTTGAGTGACCGTGAAAATTACTTGCTGACGAAAGGCTTCGTCGGCGATCTCGCGATTGTTATTTGCAATGGTGATAAAGCGACGGTTGGAAGCGAATCCAAATCCCTGCAGAACGTGCTGCCGCAGTTGGAACAAAAAGTTCGAATTTAGTTGTGGCACCAGGAACGTCCGCGTGCTGTTAGTAGTAACGCGCGAATTGTTGAATGTGACATTGAAAAGCGTACCGCTGGAAAATCCCTGCTGATATCCAAAGTTTGCCGTTCCAGTATTTTGAAGAAGTGCGGGGACACCGCTGATAACTGTGTTCGACTGCGGAGTGTCGCTGTGCTGGATTCCCAAACTGGAAGTCAGAAGAGGATCGAAGGAATCGATGGGAGGACCAACACCCAATGTCGACGAAACTAACCCAGCAGTTCCAGTGCCTGCTCCACCTGCCGCGGCCACCGTGCCGCCAGCGCCCCCTCCAGTGGCTCCGCCTCCGATTCCACCAATGCCGGCGCCCGGAGTTCCCTGCACGATTCCCGTGTTCACGCCTCGGACGTTGGCCCCGGACTTTGTGCGAAGGATGTCGGTATCAGCAACTGGAAGGTTATACCGTGCGATCACTAAATCCAGATTGTTCTCCAATGCCAGTGCAATCGCATCGTCGAGCGACAACACCATGTTCCCATTTTGGAGCACGCTGTTCAGGCGAGCCGAGTTTGTCAGGTTAGGTTGTGGCACCGTATGTGCCTTGTAGGGCGCAAGCACATTGGGAAATATCGGCGCTCCATTCGTGATCTCTTCCCTTCCCGGCTGCTCTGCCTGCGCACCAGGACAGAGAGTTATTGCAACCATTAAAACCATGAAAAAGACACGACAAAGCGAATGAACGCATTGGAACATCTGTTGTCCTCCGAAACGTTTTACGCGCGAACTGCGCATGAGAAACCCTGTGGCATTCTGCATTGTCAGGCACGACACGAGCAAACCAGGGCTGAATAAAACGATACAAAACAGGTGGGCAGGGTTATGTAAAGCTTTGTAGCGACAGGACGGGTGGTCTGAGAGGTGTACTGGTAGAGACGCAGCATGCTGCGTCTCCGCTATAAAGCTTCGGCAACCCGCGCTCTCTGGCGTCCTAAGCGGCCGGGAGGAGACGCAACACGCTGCGTCTCTACCACGCTCCAGTGAAGCAACCGCGGCCGGCGTAAGCCAGTCTAAGTCGAGCTGAAACTACTGCGGAGGAATTCCGGGACCAGAAGGCGGTTTGGGTGGCGGCGTAGAATTGTGCTGCGAGTTCGCGATCGCGACTCCTGCAGCGGCGCCTGCTGCCACGGAGCCAACGGCAATTAGCACGGTTCGCAATATGCTGGTAGTGGTCTGAACCCCGACGTTCGATCCTGCAGCTAATCCGGCGCGGCTGATCGCTGTTTGCTGAATGGCTTGCTGAATCGCCTGCTGCGTTATGGGACCGACCGTTCCCACTCCCGCAGCCGTCACTTCAACCTGCTGCCCCGGATTTACATTTACAGACTGCGATTGGTTCGGCGCTCCACCTGCTCCATTCAGCGGAGTGATTTGCACGACACCGCTAAACACGATGAGAGTCGTGCGGTCAGCCGTCGCGATCAGTAGAAAGTCAGTGCCGATGACTCCGGCAACTGACGTTGGCGTGCGCACCTCGAATTTGGAGTTCGGTTGCGTCAGCTTGACTACCTGACTCCGGAGACGGCCAAATAGCAGCTCAAGCGTGGTCTGCTGCGCAGCCGCGTCGTGCTGGACCACGCGCATTTGACTGTTCGATCCCAAACTGAGAATCGAGCCATCGCGGAGGCTCACCCGGAGACGCCCGGTATTGTTGGTCTGGAGCTGATCGTTCCACTGTAATTGATCGCGAACTGCAAGCGCGGCCCCATTGCGTGTAGCGGCCTGATCCAGAGCAGTTACTGCGCCAGCGAGTTGCCCTGAGCCGGCGCCTTGATAACAGAAGCCCGCCAAGGGCGAAAGCAGAAAACACAACACCACTGCTGTACAGCGATAGAGATTACTTCTCAGCTGCATGCAATTGATCATCAATCTAGCCTCTTTGCACTGCGCTACTGAACGGTCAAATTAACGGTTGTGGAAGTCTGCATCCCGCCAGAGTTGCCGACCACGATGATTGTGTACGTTCCCTGCGGCGTCGGCGCCGGAGTCGTTGATTTGCTCATACCGCCGCCTCCGCAGCTGGCCCAGATTCCCGTGCAGGCAACGATCAAGCCAAGCCACATCACCGAGCCACGGCGACGACGCGGAGAGCGCAATCCAACCAGCACGATCGCCGGCACCATTCCCATCCAACTCGCCAACATCCAAGGTGAACTCGGATGCAGCAGCTCGGCGGTGGTCGTTCGCGTTATCGTCAGCGTTGATGTCGTTGTCGTCCCCACCGCACCCAGGGTAATGGTTGATGGATTGAACGAGCATGCGAGTCCAACAGGCAAGCCCGCGCACGAAAGCGTCAAAGTATGCCCGGCGCTCGCGGCGTTTGGAGTGAACGAGACGGTAAACGTCGCCGATTGCCCTGTTGCCAGCGAGGCGCTCGATGGCGACGTAGTGATGTTGCCTGCATTGCCCAGTCCGGCGACGTTCAAACCGGAACCTGAAATAGCTACGCCGAACACGGTTCCGCTCGGCGTTCCCGAATTGAACTTTGCGAGCTGCTTCCCCGAATTGATATCGAACCGATAGATGTTCGAGCTGCAATAATCGCCCGCCCAGAATGACGTTCCATCCTGGTCAAGCGTAATCGAGTACAAGCACTGATCGCCAGGCGCTGTGTACGTCATCACCTGCTGGCCAGAGGCATTGAGGCGAACGATGTCCACCAAGTCGGCAACAATGACGCCTCCGTCAGGAAGAATACGCAACATGAGCGCCTTCTTCAGGCCCGTGGCAAAGGGCGGCAGTTGCTGATTGCGGCAAACGTCGTAGCGCAGAATCGATAGGCCCTCTGATGTGTACAGGAGCGTGCAGTTGTCAGCCGAGAGATCAATGTCGTCGCTTCCCTGCTCCTCAGTGGCCACCGTGAATGTGGTCACAAGCTTGCCGCTCGGATCAAACTTGAGAATCTGATGCGAGCAACCTTGTTGTCCGACGTAAGCGTTGCCCGCGCCGTCGAACACAATCGTCTCTGGCTGGCAATTGAATCCGGTGCCGAACGTTCCCAATAGCGTACCTGTCTTCGGATCGAACTTGCTGACGTTGCCCGCGGTGAAGTCCGTGGCATACAGATTCCCTGCTTTATCGAACCCCATTCCGGAAACCGTTCCATTAAGACCCGTGGTCAGCGTCTGGAGCAACGTTCCGTCCGGAGCAAACCGCTTGACCGTTCCCGGACTTATTCCCACGAACACCCCCTGGGGGAAGTTGTTCACGGTTACAGTCACACTCTGTGACGCGGAACCGGAGAGTCCCAGCGCATCCGTTGCGGTGACCTTCACGATAAAGGTGCCGGCCGCGTTGTACGTATGCGTGCCGCTCGCAGCGTTTGCAGTCGTGCCGTCCCCGAAGTCGAGAACCGTTGTGGCGATGTTGTTCTCGGCGTCGACGCAATTACCGGTCGCGCTGATTGGCAGTGGGACGATGCCGGTGGTTGGAGTAACCGTCAGAGTGCAGGTGGGCGCGGTGTTGGTACCCACCGTGACGGTTTGCGTTGCTGTGGCCTTTTGACCAACCGCATCGGTTCCGGTAAGCGTGACCGTGAACGTTCCCGCTTTGGTGTAGGTGTGCGTACCGCTCGGAGCGGCCTGTGTTGTACCGTCTCCGAAGTCAAGCAGGGTGCTCGACAGAGCTTTCTCAGGATCACTGCAACTGCCGGTTGCTGTGACGGGCAATGGCGCAAGGCCGCTCGTTGGAGCGACCGAAAGCGTGCAAGAAGGTGGCTGATTCACTGCGACTGTGACCGTTTGAGTTGCCGAACCTGTGAGGCCGTTGCCGTCGGTCGCCGTTACTTTGACGGTGAACGTGCCCGCAGAACTGTATCTGTGAGTTCCGCTAGTTCCACTTTGGGAAGCTGAGCCGTCTCCAAAATCAAGCGTAGTACTTGCGATGGGACTTGTGCCCGCTGTGCAGTTACCGGTTGCAGTTACGTCGAGTGGAGCAGGACCGCTGTTCGGAACGACTGTAAGAGTGCAAGCTGGCGCGACCGCCGGGGTTACCGTCACCGTTTGTGTCGCTGTACTGGAGAGACCACTTGTGTCAGTTGCAGTGAGCTTTACTGTGAATGTGCCGGCCGTGGTGTATCTGTGAGTTCCGCTAGCTCCGCTCTGTGCGGCTGAGCCATCGCCGAAATCAAGAGTTGTACTTGCCAGGGGACGCGAGCCCGGCGTGCAGTTGCCAGTCGCAGTTACGTTGAGCGGAGAAGCTCCGCTATTGGGCACAACACTCAGCGTGCAAGCGGGCGCTACCGCTGCACCCACAGTTACCGTCTGAGTCGCCGAGCCGGAGAGGCCATTGGCGTCCTTGGCAGTTACAGTAACAGTGAAGGTTCCGGGCGAGTTGTAGGTATGCGATCCGCTGGTTCCACTTTGGGCCGTAGAGCCATCGCCGAAGTCAATCGTAGAACTCGTGATCGGACTGCTGCCTGGAGTGCAGTTTCCAGTGGCCGTCACCGTCAAAGGCGCAGGGCCGCTGTTCGGAGCAACAACCAGCGTGCAAGCCGGTGGTTGAGCCGCACTAACGACAACCATCTGCGTTGCCGAGCCGGAGAGGCCATTCTGGTCGGTCGCCGTAACTCTCACCGTAAACGTTCCGGTGGAACCGTACCTGTGCGTTCCGCTAGTTCCAGTTTGGGAGGCAGAGCCATCTCCGAAATCAAGCGTTGTGCTTGCGATTGGGCTTGTGCCGGCAGTGCATGTGCCAGTTGCAGTTACGTCGAGTGGAGCAGGACCGCTGTTCGGAACGACTGTAAGAGTGCAACCTGGCGCAACCGCCGGGGTTACCGTCACGGTTTGTGTCGTTGTGCTGGAGAGACCACTTGTATCTGTGGCGGTGAGTTTTACCGTGAATGTGCCGGCAGTTGTGTACTTGTGAGTTCCGCTGGTCCCGCTTTGGGTGGCTGAACCATCGCCGAAATCAAGAGTTGTACTTGCTATGGGGCGCGAGCCCGGCGTGCAGTTGCCAGTCGCAGTTACGTTGAGCGGAGCAGCGCCAGTGCTGGGTACAACACTCAGCGTGCAAGCTGGCGGTTGCGCTGGGCCGACCGTTACAGTCTGGGTCTTTGAGCCGGACAAGCCGTTGGTGTCAGTCGCGGTGACTGTAACAGTAAAAGTGCCGGGTGAATTGTAAGTGTGAGTACCGCTGGTTCCGCTTTGGGCCGCGGTGCCATCCCCGAAGTCAGTTGTAGAACTCGCGATCGGGCTGGTTC containing:
- a CDS encoding TolC family protein, with protein sequence MVAITLCPGAQAEQPGREEITNGAPIFPNVLAPYKAHTVPQPNLTNSARLNSVLQNGNMVLSLDDAIALALENNLDLVIARYNLPVADTDILRTKSGANVRGVNTGIVQGTPGAGIGGIGGGATGGGAGGTVAAAGGAGTGTAGLVSSTLGVGPPIDSFDPLLTSSLGIQHSDTPQSNTVISGVPALLQNTGTANFGYQQGFSSGTLFNVTFNNSRVTTNSTRTFLVPQLNSNFLFQLRQHVLQGFGFASNRRFITIANNNREIADEAFRQQVIFTVTQIETLYWNLVTAYEDEKAKERAVASAEQLEANNRKQVQAGTIAQIEIVNAQAQVASNQQALITSQTNLQLQQLLMKNAITRNENDPVIANAGVIPTDRIQLPASEPVLPIQDLINDALTRRPELTQARIDLTNRNISKRSARNALLPTVDLVANYGGNGLAGALNPNFTTTTSPVGTANGGYSDALSTTVNHPTYFVGFAVDIPIRNRAAQADQIRSELEYRQAEVRLQQLQNSIAIGVRNAQFSVQQNRAAVDAALKARDYAQQSLDAEQKKLVQGLSTTYNVLTQLSNVSTADSNLVNAMSDYEQSKLNLDVVTGRLLETLGISIADAASGNVTQMPHAPYAVRGNDVITQPVPEFQPDQTGVTPRPKGE
- a CDS encoding GtrA family protein gives rise to the protein MQIFRFGVVGVINTVVDLSVLNVLIFLTHTGQAGAMFAVFKTFAFASAVLNSYVMNRSWTFRRSTDKHYVVEGAQFLFISLLGAVVNVGTSSYVATYMHPRWGIHTKAWPSFAALVGTAFSLGFNFIGYKFWVFSHRKSEGLSQ
- a CDS encoding FecR family protein, with product MQLRSNLYRCTAVVLCFLLSPLAGFCYQGAGSGQLAGAVTALDQAATRNGAALAVRDQLQWNDQLQTNNTGRLRVSLRDGSILSLGSNSQMRVVQHDAAAQQTTLELLFGRLRSQVVKLTQPNSKFEVRTPTSVAGVIGTDFLLIATADRTTLIVFSGVVQITPLNGAGGAPNQSQSVNVNPGQQVEVTAAGVGTVGPITQQAIQQAIQQTAISRAGLAAGSNVGVQTTTSILRTVLIAVGSVAAGAAAGVAIANSQHNSTPPPKPPSGPGIPPQ
- a CDS encoding FAD-dependent oxidoreductase, with product MATPPLLPPERREQLFPALTPSQIARIAAAGKRHPVSAGELLIKQGEVAAGLFVVVSGEIEIIQPSPHGDVLITTHTAGSFTGELNMLSGRRALVCGRMSKAGEVIELDRHALQQLVQTDVELSEIIMRAFILRRLELIAHGIGDVVLVGSSHSPGTLRIKEFLTRNGHPYSYIDLDRDEGVQELLDKFQVKIDEIPVLICQGKLVLRNPNNQQVADCLGLNSDIDESHLRDVVVIGAGPSGLAAAVYAASEGLDVLVIETNAPGGQAGSSSKIENYLGFPTGISGQDLAGRAYTQAQKFGAEMIIARSAVKLACTKRPYAIEIEGGAQIPARAIVIATGAQYRRLPLENLSQFEGIGVYYGATYIEAQLCEHEEAIVVGGGNSAGQAAVFLANTAKHVHVLIRSEGLADTMSRYLIRRIEESPKITLHPFTEIDGLEGNGKLECVRWRNNRTKAVEIHRIHHVFLMTGASPNTEWLEGCIALDDKGFIKTGPELLPEDLRSAQWPLSRSPYLLETTLPGVFAVGDARANNVKRVASAVGEGSISIHLVHRVLAE